One Kitasatospora sp. NBC_01266 genomic window carries:
- a CDS encoding DUF1876 domain-containing protein: protein MTTLVGWHIELEFAEQGAHTRAAALVRLPDGRELRAHGDTSRHPADPEQLRVGEEVAAARALQDLARQLLEKAHTEIDEVGPVPSYPLM, encoded by the coding sequence ATGACGACGCTGGTCGGATGGCACATCGAGCTGGAGTTCGCCGAGCAGGGCGCACACACCAGGGCGGCCGCGCTGGTCAGACTCCCGGACGGCCGGGAGCTGCGGGCGCACGGCGACACCAGCCGGCACCCCGCCGACCCGGAGCAGTTGCGGGTGGGCGAGGAGGTCGCGGCGGCGCGGGCCTTGCAGGACCTGGCCAGGCAGCTGCTGGAGAAGGCGCACACCGAGATCGACGAGGTGGGGCCGGTGCCCAGCTATCCGCTGATGTAG
- a CDS encoding Xaa-Pro dipeptidyl-peptidase, protein MRNHRIRPVAGIATLLLALAAALLTPAGAAWAGTVHDGASQPVYSYANAIRETVWVDTGLDGEGDGHRDRVAADIIRPREPAQAGRKIPVIMDASPYYECCGRGNESQVKTYDAQGNPVQFPLYYDNYFVPRGYAVVLVDLAGTNRSDGCVDVGGPSDITSAKAVIDWLNGRASGYSARAGGSAVKAAGWANGSVGMIGKSWDGTVANGVAATGVEGLKTIVPISAISSWYDYYRSQGAPLYSGTPADLAGEVEDPADAAKCGAEQSALAAGAPYDGDWTALWQQRDYVPDAAKVKASVFVVHGMQDLNVRTVNFGQWWDALAAHGVQRKIWLSETGHVDPFDYRRGAWVDTLHQWFDHYLLGVPNGIQNQPMADIERAPDQWSTDASWPAPGTTQATVHLNPGVLGGSSNSGTVSFTDDPSKDENAWAGEADQVTPEKTAFTTGVLTHDLRLSGSGSVTLTVSSSTSSAHLSAVLVDLGPATIRDYQGSGEGINTLTTRSCWGESTAGDSACFLDTAAATVQVNETVFSRGWADLGHYAGLDHGVPLTPGTPYPMTVQLAATDHVVPAGHRLALIVAGTDDGLIDPPDTRPTLTVDLADSALRLPLVGGGGALR, encoded by the coding sequence GTGAGAAACCACCGCATCCGCCCGGTGGCGGGGATCGCCACCCTGCTGCTCGCTCTCGCCGCCGCGCTGCTGACGCCCGCCGGTGCGGCCTGGGCCGGTACCGTCCACGACGGTGCCAGCCAACCCGTCTACTCCTACGCCAACGCGATCCGCGAGACCGTCTGGGTCGACACCGGCCTCGACGGCGAAGGCGACGGCCATCGCGACCGGGTCGCCGCCGACATCATCCGCCCGCGCGAACCCGCCCAGGCCGGGCGCAAGATCCCGGTGATCATGGACGCCAGCCCGTACTACGAGTGCTGCGGGCGCGGCAACGAGAGCCAGGTCAAGACCTACGACGCCCAAGGGAATCCGGTCCAGTTCCCGCTCTACTACGACAACTACTTCGTGCCGCGCGGCTACGCCGTGGTGCTGGTCGACCTGGCCGGCACCAACCGCTCGGACGGCTGCGTGGACGTCGGCGGGCCCTCCGACATCACCAGCGCCAAGGCGGTGATCGACTGGCTGAACGGCCGGGCCAGCGGCTACAGCGCCCGCGCCGGGGGCAGTGCGGTCAAGGCGGCCGGCTGGGCCAACGGCTCGGTCGGCATGATCGGCAAGTCCTGGGACGGCACCGTCGCCAACGGCGTGGCAGCCACCGGGGTCGAGGGGTTGAAGACCATCGTGCCGATCTCCGCGATCAGCTCCTGGTACGACTACTACCGCTCGCAGGGCGCCCCGCTCTACAGCGGCACGCCCGCCGACCTGGCGGGCGAGGTCGAGGACCCGGCCGACGCCGCGAAGTGCGGCGCCGAGCAGAGCGCGCTGGCGGCCGGCGCGCCGTACGACGGCGACTGGACGGCGCTGTGGCAGCAGCGCGACTACGTGCCGGACGCCGCCAAGGTGAAGGCCAGCGTCTTCGTGGTGCACGGCATGCAGGACCTCAACGTGCGGACCGTCAACTTCGGGCAGTGGTGGGACGCGCTGGCCGCTCACGGGGTGCAGCGCAAGATCTGGCTCTCCGAGACCGGGCACGTCGACCCCTTCGACTACCGGCGCGGGGCCTGGGTGGACACCCTGCACCAGTGGTTCGACCACTACCTGCTGGGTGTGCCCAACGGGATCCAGAACCAGCCGATGGCCGACATCGAGCGGGCGCCCGACCAGTGGTCCACCGACGCCAGTTGGCCCGCGCCCGGCACCACGCAGGCCACCGTGCACCTCAACCCCGGGGTGCTGGGCGGGAGTTCCAACAGCGGCACGGTCTCCTTCACCGACGACCCGAGCAAGGACGAGAACGCCTGGGCCGGCGAGGCCGACCAGGTCACCCCGGAGAAGACCGCCTTCACCACCGGTGTGCTCACCCATGACCTGCGGCTGTCCGGCAGCGGGTCGGTGACCCTGACCGTCAGCTCCAGCACCAGCAGTGCCCACCTCAGCGCGGTGCTGGTGGACCTCGGTCCGGCCACCATCCGCGACTACCAGGGCAGTGGCGAGGGCATCAACACGCTCACCACCCGCTCCTGCTGGGGCGAGAGCACGGCGGGGGACAGCGCCTGCTTCCTGGACACCGCGGCGGCCACCGTGCAGGTGAACGAGACCGTGTTCAGCCGCGGTTGGGCCGACCTGGGGCACTATGCCGGGCTCGACCACGGTGTGCCGCTCACCCCGGGCACGCCGTACCCGATGACCGTGCAACTGGCCGCCACGGACCACGTGGTGCCGGCCGGGCACCGGTTGGCGCTGATCGTGGCCGGGACCGACGACGGGCTGATCGATCCGCCGGACACCCGGCCCACCCTCACCGTCGACCTGGCCGACTCGGCGCTGCGACTGCCGCTGGTGGGCGGCGGCGGGGCGCTTCGCTGA
- a CDS encoding SDR family NAD(P)-dependent oxidoreductase — translation MRSGSLEGQVALVTGAGRGIGREIALGLAAEGMAVGLVGRSLGTLSSALKECVRQGARGVAVPADVARPGSVREAVRAVERDLGPIDLLVNNAGQVDRAEVPFWEADPVQWWQVMEVNLRGPVNLLRSVLPGMVARRRGRVVNLNSGFAVRPDGHYSAYATSKGALLQLSDNLADSLAEHGLVVLDISPGAVATEMTAKMPMFATMKEWNSIPYMVAVTVDAARGRFDALHGRFIHAGRDNLEHLVAQAAEIRERDARTLRLRPYGPDDPLA, via the coding sequence ATGCGCAGCGGTTCGCTGGAGGGGCAGGTGGCCCTGGTCACCGGCGCGGGTCGGGGTATCGGGCGGGAGATCGCGCTGGGCCTGGCCGCCGAGGGGATGGCGGTCGGGCTGGTCGGACGCTCCCTGGGGACCCTCAGCTCGGCGCTCAAGGAGTGCGTCCGGCAGGGGGCCAGGGGTGTCGCGGTGCCCGCGGACGTGGCCAGGCCCGGCTCGGTGCGCGAGGCGGTGCGCGCCGTCGAGCGGGACCTGGGGCCGATCGACCTGCTGGTCAACAACGCCGGGCAGGTGGACCGGGCCGAGGTCCCGTTCTGGGAGGCGGATCCGGTCCAGTGGTGGCAGGTGATGGAGGTGAACCTGCGCGGGCCGGTCAACCTGCTGCGCAGCGTGCTGCCCGGGATGGTGGCGCGCCGCCGGGGCAGGGTCGTCAACCTCAACTCCGGCTTCGCGGTACGCCCGGACGGCCACTACAGCGCCTACGCCACCTCCAAGGGCGCGTTGCTCCAGCTCTCCGACAACTTGGCCGACTCGCTGGCCGAGCACGGCTTGGTGGTGCTGGACATCAGTCCGGGCGCGGTGGCCACCGAGATGACCGCGAAGATGCCGATGTTCGCCACGATGAAGGAGTGGAACAGCATCCCGTACATGGTCGCCGTCACGGTGGACGCGGCGCGCGGGCGGTTCGACGCGCTGCACGGGCGGTTCATCCACGCCGGCCGGGACAACCTGGAGCACCTGGTGGCGCAGGCCGCCGAGATCCGGGAGCGGGACGCCAGGACGCTGCGGCTGCGCCCGTACGGCCCGGACGACCCGCTGGCCTGA
- a CDS encoding class F sortase, with protein sequence MGNHAPADRDPAGYRDPLSRRRRNVLFTALGACLLGLVMIHRSTDPTAGLPPIPRAMAPQASPSAGAPARTAPAIVVPDAHPIRLSIPSIGVNAPFTGLGLNASGGLNPPPPDNTNLVGWYQDGTVPGNRGPAIVLGHVDTKTAPGVFWGLSSVTPGTTVDIARDDKVTATFTVDSVQVFAKDQFPDDLVYGKTSDAQLRLITCGGAYDRKRADYTANVVVFAHLTGLRES encoded by the coding sequence TTGGGCAACCACGCTCCCGCAGACCGCGACCCGGCCGGCTACCGCGATCCCCTCAGCCGCCGGCGCCGCAACGTCCTGTTCACCGCCCTGGGCGCCTGCCTGCTCGGCCTCGTCATGATCCACCGCTCGACCGACCCGACCGCGGGACTCCCCCCGATCCCCCGGGCGATGGCTCCCCAGGCCTCGCCCAGCGCCGGCGCCCCGGCCCGCACGGCACCCGCGATCGTCGTCCCGGACGCCCACCCGATCCGGCTCAGCATCCCCTCGATCGGCGTCAACGCCCCGTTCACCGGCCTCGGCCTGAACGCGAGCGGGGGGCTCAACCCGCCCCCGCCGGACAACACCAACCTGGTCGGCTGGTACCAGGACGGCACCGTCCCCGGCAACCGCGGCCCCGCGATCGTGCTCGGCCACGTCGACACCAAGACCGCGCCCGGCGTCTTCTGGGGCCTGAGCTCGGTCACCCCCGGGACCACCGTCGACATCGCCCGCGACGACAAGGTCACCGCGACCTTCACCGTGGACAGCGTGCAGGTCTTCGCCAAGGACCAGTTCCCGGACGACCTCGTCTACGGCAAGACGTCCGACGCCCAGCTGCGGCTGATCACCTGCGGCGGCGCCTACGACCGCAAGCGCGCCGACTACACCGCCAACGTGGTGGTCTTCGCCCACCTGACCGGACTGCGCGAGAGCTGA
- a CDS encoding 3-hydroxybutyryl-CoA dehydrogenase codes for MSDIARVGVVGCGLMGSGIAEVFARAGLDVLISEASGEALEFGRTRLTNSLDTAVKRGKLTEEQRDEALSRLSFTTDLADFADRDLVVEAIAEREDIKVQIFQTLDQVVRRRDAVLASNTSSIPIVKLAAATSRPEQVIGLHFFNPAPVQRLVEVIPTLTTSAETTTRVETFAVQVLGKEPIRARDRAGFVVNALLVPYLLSAVRMFESGVATAADIDKGMEAGCAHPMGPLRLCDLIGLDTIASIADSMYAEYKEPLYAAPPVLSRMVDAGLLGRKSGRGFYDYTASA; via the coding sequence GTGAGCGACATCGCGCGCGTCGGAGTGGTCGGCTGCGGTCTCATGGGATCGGGCATCGCCGAGGTCTTCGCCCGGGCGGGACTGGATGTCCTGATCTCGGAGGCCAGCGGTGAGGCCCTGGAGTTCGGCCGTACCCGGCTGACCAACTCGCTGGACACCGCGGTCAAGCGCGGCAAGCTCACCGAGGAGCAGCGCGACGAGGCGCTGTCCCGCCTCTCCTTCACCACCGACCTGGCCGACTTCGCCGACCGCGACCTGGTGGTCGAGGCGATCGCCGAGCGCGAGGACATCAAGGTCCAGATCTTCCAGACGCTCGACCAGGTGGTGCGCCGGCGCGACGCGGTGCTCGCGTCCAACACCTCCTCGATCCCGATCGTCAAGCTGGCCGCCGCCACCTCCCGCCCGGAGCAGGTGATCGGCCTGCACTTCTTCAACCCGGCCCCGGTGCAGCGCCTGGTCGAGGTGATCCCCACCCTGACCACCTCCGCCGAGACCACCACCCGGGTGGAGACCTTCGCCGTCCAGGTGCTCGGCAAGGAGCCGATCCGGGCCCGCGACCGGGCCGGTTTCGTGGTCAACGCGCTGCTGGTGCCCTACCTGCTCTCCGCCGTCCGGATGTTCGAGTCCGGGGTGGCCACCGCCGCCGACATCGACAAGGGCATGGAGGCCGGCTGCGCCCACCCGATGGGCCCGCTGCGCCTGTGCGACCTGATCGGCCTGGACACCATCGCCTCGATCGCGGACTCGATGTACGCCGAGTACAAGGAACCGCTCTACGCCGCCCCGCCGGTGCTCTCCCGGATGGTCGACGCGGGTCTGCTGGGCCGCAAGTCCGGGCGCGGCTTCTACGACTACACGGCGAGCGCCTGA
- a CDS encoding nuclear transport factor 2 family protein, whose protein sequence is MTQGAQEQRSAALCDRLDIIELCGRFGRLFDQRDWAALVHIFAEQVVIGPPDEPRSLTREELVEDCAAQVATVRSTEHRLTEHLVLVNRPAGTASCTAQYQVRHTGAGTGPEGRSENAGHYRFDLRATPSGWRITRLVATPTWRSGDPAILGAPPAADTRPADTRPTDADPTGADPISADPASGDAQSVARRFLEAIGDRDLPTAFGCLAEDVVLELPFAPPGGPLRLDGADAVRRRYTGVVRAARSIELPVVRAAAFADPEWVLVEYTGKLVQPNGGDYTNHYYGMFRVVDGKIKMLRELYDTHRHATQLSAEDHRAVFEVAGTA, encoded by the coding sequence ATGACGCAGGGGGCACAGGAGCAGCGGAGCGCGGCTCTGTGCGATCGACTGGACATCATCGAGCTGTGCGGCAGGTTCGGCCGGCTGTTCGACCAGCGGGACTGGGCAGCGCTGGTCCACATCTTCGCCGAGCAGGTGGTCATCGGTCCGCCCGACGAGCCGCGCTCGCTGACCCGCGAGGAACTGGTCGAGGACTGCGCGGCGCAGGTGGCCACGGTGCGCTCGACCGAGCACCGGCTCACCGAGCACCTGGTCCTGGTGAACCGACCGGCCGGCACCGCGAGTTGCACCGCCCAGTACCAGGTGCGGCACACCGGGGCCGGCACCGGGCCGGAGGGCCGTTCGGAGAACGCCGGCCACTACCGGTTCGACCTGCGGGCCACGCCGTCGGGTTGGCGGATCACCCGACTGGTGGCCACCCCGACCTGGCGCAGCGGCGACCCGGCGATCCTCGGCGCCCCACCGGCCGCCGACACCCGCCCCGCTGACACCCGCCCTACTGACGCCGATCCCACCGGCGCCGATCCCATCAGTGCTGATCCCGCCTCGGGCGACGCGCAGAGCGTCGCCCGGCGGTTCCTGGAGGCGATCGGCGACCGGGACCTGCCGACCGCCTTCGGCTGCCTCGCCGAGGACGTGGTGCTGGAGCTGCCCTTCGCCCCGCCGGGCGGTCCGCTGCGGCTGGACGGCGCCGACGCGGTCCGCCGGCGCTACACCGGCGTGGTGCGGGCGGCCCGGTCGATCGAGCTGCCGGTGGTGCGCGCCGCGGCCTTCGCCGATCCGGAGTGGGTCCTGGTCGAGTACACCGGAAAGCTGGTCCAGCCGAACGGCGGTGACTACACCAACCACTACTACGGGATGTTCCGGGTGGTGGACGGCAAGATCAAGATGCTGCGCGAGCTGTACGACACCCACCGCCACGCCACCCAGCTGTCGGCCGAGGACCACCGGGCGGTGTTCGAGGTCGCCGGGACAGCCTGA
- a CDS encoding ATP-binding cassette domain-containing protein — translation MPGNQSGQQAGPVIRTAALSKVYPKTEIAAVDRLDLAVRHGELFGLLGPNGAGKTTTVGMLTTRVIPSSGGAWIGGIDVINQPTLVKQVIAVVSQQNTLDRSLTVRENLIFHGLLFGRTGRTARRLADELLERFHLTRWADASVFALSGGLAQRLMVARAIYHRPAVLFLDEPTAGLDPQSRLALWDILAGLIADGQTIMLTTHNMEEAEQLCDRVAIIDHGRVLALDTPAALKQAVDADTVVTVQAPGDPAALAELLTREVTGVNRTRLLPGGVELQVKGGVNRLLPRVLGAAEAGGFEVADLSVAEPTLETVFISLTGKELRD, via the coding sequence GTGCCCGGGAACCAGAGTGGGCAGCAGGCCGGACCGGTGATCCGCACGGCCGCGCTGAGCAAGGTCTACCCGAAGACCGAGATCGCCGCCGTGGACCGGCTGGACCTCGCGGTCCGGCACGGCGAACTCTTCGGGCTGCTCGGCCCCAACGGCGCCGGCAAGACCACCACCGTGGGCATGCTCACCACCCGGGTGATCCCCAGCTCGGGCGGCGCCTGGATCGGCGGGATCGACGTGATCAACCAGCCGACCCTGGTCAAGCAGGTGATCGCGGTGGTCTCGCAGCAGAACACCCTGGACCGCTCGCTGACCGTGCGGGAGAACCTGATCTTCCACGGCCTGCTCTTCGGCCGTACCGGGCGCACCGCCCGGCGCCTCGCCGACGAACTCCTGGAGCGCTTCCACCTGACCCGCTGGGCCGACGCCTCGGTCTTCGCGCTCTCCGGCGGCCTGGCCCAGCGCCTGATGGTGGCCCGCGCCATCTACCACCGCCCCGCCGTGCTCTTCCTGGACGAGCCGACCGCCGGCCTGGACCCGCAGAGCCGGCTCGCGCTCTGGGACATCCTGGCCGGGCTGATCGCCGACGGCCAGACCATCATGCTCACCACCCACAACATGGAGGAGGCCGAGCAGCTCTGCGACCGGGTGGCGATCATCGACCACGGCCGGGTGCTGGCCCTGGACACCCCGGCGGCGCTCAAGCAGGCGGTGGACGCCGACACCGTGGTGACCGTGCAGGCGCCCGGTGACCCGGCCGCGCTGGCCGAGCTGCTGACCCGCGAGGTGACCGGGGTGAACCGCACCCGGCTGCTGCCCGGCGGGGTGGAGCTGCAGGTCAAGGGCGGCGTCAACCGGCTGCTGCCCCGGGTGCTGGGCGCCGCCGAGGCGGGGGGTTTCGAGGTGGCCGACCTCTCGGTGGCCGAACCCACCCTGGAGACCGTCTTCATCAGCCTGACCGGGAAGGAGCTGAGGGACTGA
- a CDS encoding ferredoxin — MSAEEAVVSVDRTRCVGTGLCAATAPADLELGPDGRARPRRARTEALVAVTEAAELCPMEAIAVHLAASGEKLAPNW, encoded by the coding sequence GTGAGCGCCGAGGAGGCGGTGGTCTCGGTGGACCGGACCCGGTGCGTGGGCACCGGGCTCTGCGCGGCCACCGCCCCCGCCGACCTGGAGCTGGGGCCCGACGGCCGGGCCCGCCCGCGCCGGGCCCGCACCGAGGCCCTGGTCGCGGTCACCGAGGCCGCCGAACTCTGCCCGATGGAGGCGATCGCCGTCCACCTCGCCGCCAGCGGCGAGAAGCTCGCGCCCAACTGGTAA
- a CDS encoding alpha-amylase family glycosyl hydrolase, protein MALLSPRQPAVPAWLAEAVLYQIYPQSFADSNGDGIGDLPGIRARLDHLAELGVTAIWLSPCFDSEFGDAGYDVADYLSIAPRYGTNADLAALVEAAGARGIRVLLDLVPGHTSHRHPWFQQAAHDPADDRYIWSDRITAPVHEWIPNQGRRGGFYRANFYPIQPALNFGYARPDPAEPWRSPVDAPGPRANRAALREIMAHWFALGVAGFRVDMAASLVKDDPGQLETARLWGELRRWLDREHPDKVLIAEWGDPARSVPAGLHADFFLHFNGRALRSLWDNGSGSQGSWAHGEPCYFDPDGGGSAGEFLAAWQAADAAIDGRGLVALPTANHDFSRLACGPRTREQLACAFAFLLTWPSLPVIYYGDEIGMRYVPGLPDREGSQFGTEARQGSRTPMQWDDTPGAGFSTAAPAAFYLPLDPAAGRPSVAAQRGEPDSPLNHVRRLIRLRRDTPELGTGGSVTVVADGYPFAYLRGTTHLVVVNPRREPAELSLPQLTSTAEPLLVHGVRASAGAVRAAGFSYGIFRL, encoded by the coding sequence ATGGCGCTACTGAGCCCCCGTCAGCCCGCCGTCCCCGCCTGGCTCGCCGAGGCCGTGCTGTACCAGATCTACCCGCAGTCCTTCGCCGACTCCAACGGCGACGGCATCGGCGACCTGCCCGGTATCCGCGCCCGGCTGGACCACCTCGCCGAGCTCGGCGTGACCGCGATCTGGCTCAGCCCGTGCTTCGACTCCGAGTTCGGCGACGCGGGCTACGACGTGGCGGACTACCTCAGCATCGCCCCGCGCTACGGCACCAACGCCGACCTCGCCGCCCTGGTCGAGGCGGCCGGGGCGCGGGGCATCCGGGTGCTGCTCGACCTGGTCCCCGGCCACACCTCGCACCGCCATCCGTGGTTCCAGCAGGCCGCGCACGATCCCGCCGACGACCGCTACATCTGGTCCGACCGGATCACCGCGCCCGTGCACGAGTGGATCCCCAACCAGGGCCGGCGCGGCGGCTTCTACCGCGCCAACTTCTACCCGATCCAGCCCGCGCTCAACTTCGGCTACGCCCGCCCCGATCCGGCCGAACCCTGGCGCAGCCCGGTGGACGCCCCCGGCCCGCGGGCCAACCGCGCGGCGCTGCGCGAGATCATGGCGCACTGGTTCGCCCTCGGGGTGGCCGGCTTCCGGGTCGACATGGCGGCCTCGCTGGTCAAGGACGACCCCGGGCAGCTGGAGACCGCCAGGCTCTGGGGCGAACTGCGCCGCTGGCTGGACCGCGAGCACCCCGACAAGGTGCTGATCGCCGAGTGGGGCGATCCGGCGCGCTCCGTCCCGGCCGGGCTGCACGCCGACTTCTTCCTGCACTTCAACGGGCGCGCGCTGCGCTCGCTCTGGGACAACGGCAGCGGCAGCCAGGGCAGTTGGGCGCACGGCGAGCCCTGCTACTTCGACCCGGACGGCGGCGGCTCAGCGGGCGAGTTCCTGGCCGCCTGGCAGGCGGCGGACGCCGCGATCGACGGCCGCGGGCTGGTCGCGCTGCCCACCGCCAACCACGACTTCTCCCGGCTGGCCTGCGGTCCGCGCACCCGCGAGCAACTGGCCTGCGCCTTCGCCTTCCTGCTGACCTGGCCCAGCCTGCCGGTGATCTACTACGGCGACGAGATCGGCATGCGCTACGTCCCCGGCCTGCCGGACCGGGAAGGCAGCCAGTTCGGCACCGAGGCCCGGCAGGGCTCGCGGACCCCGATGCAGTGGGACGACACGCCGGGAGCCGGCTTCTCCACCGCCGCCCCCGCCGCGTTCTACCTCCCGTTGGATCCGGCCGCCGGCCGGCCGAGCGTGGCCGCGCAGCGGGGCGAACCCGACTCGCCGCTGAACCACGTCCGGCGGCTGATCCGGCTGCGCCGCGACACGCCCGAGCTGGGCACCGGCGGCAGCGTCACGGTGGTCGCGGACGGGTACCCGTTCGCCTATCTGCGCGGCACCACCCATCTGGTGGTGGTCAACCCGCGCCGCGAGCCGGCCGAGCTGAGCCTGCCCCAGCTGACGTCCACCGCCGAGCCGCTGCTGGTCCACGGCGTGCGGGCGAGCGCCGGCGCCGTGCGGGCCGCCGGATTCTCCTACGGGATCTTCCGGCTCTGA
- a CDS encoding cytochrome P450 — MDPTDPTATAPLIPLHCRRAAEAGPPTRTELLTGTPVWWVRRHADVRQVLTDPRFNRVDLYAPDAPATTPYPNIMDAPDTILNLDGAEHQRLRRTVQRAFTPRAIERWRPWVASVVDEMVDALAEAERPLELVAAFTRPLPVAVISRLMGLDGLDLKRLAHWSDHALATTAYTVQEVQEAMKEFGAFGAQLVAERRRHPGEDLVSSLVQAADEDGEVTELQVIQLVIGLVLAGHETTMTTLGNGLVYLLTENRQAWHELAGDEQRAATVAEQLLRSVPLGDADIIPGLLRRAAADVEVGGVLIPAGAVVAADTFAANHDPEVYPGDWRQELLDPPGVPHLTFGAGPHHCLGAWLARLELELGLRRLAQRLPELRLAVPVAEIDWRLGLLTRSPQTLPVTW, encoded by the coding sequence CTGGACCCGACCGACCCGACCGCCACCGCTCCGCTGATACCCCTGCACTGCCGGCGCGCCGCCGAGGCCGGCCCGCCCACCCGGACCGAACTGCTGACCGGCACCCCGGTCTGGTGGGTGCGCCGGCACGCCGACGTCCGCCAGGTGCTCACCGACCCGAGGTTCAACCGCGTCGACCTGTACGCGCCGGACGCCCCGGCGACCACCCCGTACCCGAACATCATGGACGCCCCGGACACCATCCTGAATCTCGACGGCGCCGAGCACCAGCGGCTGCGCCGCACCGTGCAGCGGGCCTTCACCCCCCGGGCCATCGAGCGCTGGCGGCCCTGGGTGGCCTCGGTGGTGGACGAGATGGTGGACGCCCTCGCCGAGGCCGAGCGCCCGCTGGAGCTGGTCGCCGCCTTCACCCGGCCGCTGCCGGTCGCGGTGATCAGCCGGCTGATGGGCCTGGACGGCCTGGACCTCAAGCGCCTGGCGCACTGGAGCGACCACGCGCTCGCCACCACCGCCTACACCGTGCAGGAGGTGCAGGAGGCGATGAAGGAGTTCGGCGCCTTCGGCGCCCAGCTGGTCGCCGAGCGCCGCCGGCACCCCGGCGAGGACCTGGTCAGCTCGCTGGTCCAAGCCGCCGACGAGGACGGCGAGGTGACCGAGCTGCAGGTCATCCAGCTGGTCATCGGCCTGGTGCTGGCCGGGCACGAGACCACCATGACCACCCTCGGCAACGGGCTCGTCTACCTGCTCACCGAGAACCGCCAGGCCTGGCACGAGCTGGCCGGCGACGAGCAGCGGGCGGCCACGGTGGCCGAGCAGCTGCTGCGCTCGGTGCCGCTCGGCGACGCCGACATCATCCCCGGCCTGCTGCGCCGGGCGGCCGCGGACGTCGAGGTCGGCGGGGTGCTGATCCCGGCCGGCGCGGTGGTGGCCGCGGACACCTTCGCCGCCAACCACGACCCGGAGGTCTACCCCGGCGACTGGCGCCAGGAGCTGCTGGACCCGCCGGGCGTGCCGCACCTGACCTTCGGCGCCGGTCCGCACCACTGCCTGGGCGCCTGGCTGGCCCGGTTGGAGCTGGAACTCGGGCTGCGGCGGCTGGCCCAGCGGCTGCCCGAGCTGCGACTCGCGGTGCCGGTGGCGGAGATCGACTGGCGGCTCGGCCTGCTCACCCGCAGCCCGCAGACCCTGCCGGTGACCTGGTGA
- a CDS encoding polysaccharide deacetylase family protein, producing the protein MSADRRRILRTTAQLAALTAAGPLLAACGQEAATAGGTAGGGPPHPGASPGTPTVLTPNRIPSATPSATAGGSPSAAATPPVLPPLAASTPVEVVTGPRDRPQIALTFHGQGDPKLATALLQAAEQHGAQVTVLVVGSWLDQQPQMARRILDGGHELGNHTLNHLDISSLSADQAYAEIAGCADRLQALTGSIGRWFRPSAAQYATALVKAQARRAGYEHCLSYDLDPRDYADPGAEVVQRRILGGIRPGSIVALHMGHQGTVDALPAVLEALQQRGLRAVTASQLCS; encoded by the coding sequence ATGAGCGCCGACCGCCGCAGGATCCTGCGGACCACCGCCCAGCTGGCCGCCCTGACCGCGGCCGGCCCACTGCTCGCGGCCTGCGGCCAGGAGGCCGCCACCGCCGGGGGCACCGCCGGGGGCGGCCCGCCGCATCCCGGCGCCTCGCCCGGCACCCCCACGGTGCTGACACCCAACCGGATCCCGAGCGCCACCCCGAGCGCGACCGCCGGCGGCTCGCCGTCAGCCGCCGCCACCCCGCCGGTGCTGCCGCCGCTGGCCGCGAGCACGCCCGTCGAGGTGGTCACCGGGCCCCGGGACCGTCCGCAGATCGCGCTGACCTTCCACGGCCAGGGCGATCCCAAGCTGGCCACCGCGCTGCTGCAGGCCGCCGAGCAGCACGGCGCCCAGGTCACCGTGCTGGTGGTCGGCAGCTGGCTGGACCAGCAGCCGCAGATGGCCCGGCGGATCCTGGACGGCGGCCATGAGCTGGGCAACCACACGCTCAACCACCTGGACATCTCCTCGCTCTCCGCCGACCAGGCCTACGCCGAGATCGCCGGCTGCGCGGACCGGCTGCAGGCGCTGACCGGCTCGATCGGACGCTGGTTCCGCCCCTCGGCCGCGCAGTACGCCACCGCCCTGGTCAAGGCGCAGGCCCGCCGGGCGGGCTACGAGCACTGCCTCTCCTACGACCTGGATCCGCGCGACTACGCCGACCCCGGGGCCGAGGTGGTCCAGCGCCGGATACTGGGCGGCATCAGGCCGGGCTCGATCGTCGCCCTGCACATGGGCCACCAGGGCACCGTGGACGCGCTGCCGGCCGTGCTGGAGGCGCTCCAGCAGCGCGGGCTGCGCGCGGTGACGGCAAGCCAACTCTGCTCGTGA